A part of Gambusia affinis linkage group LG19, SWU_Gaff_1.0, whole genome shotgun sequence genomic DNA contains:
- the adsl gene encoding adenylosuccinate lyase, with protein sequence MEGDDEFMKYRSPLVSRYASKEMAYNFSDKKKFTTWRKLWILLAKAEKELGLPITDAQIQEMESHAEDIDFAMAAVEERKLRHDVMAHVHTFAHCCPSAAPIIHLGATSCYVGDNTDLIMLRDGFDILLPKLARVIDRLANFAEKYKDLPTLGFTHYQPAQLTTVGKRACLWLQDLAMDMRNLQRARDDLRFRGVKGTTGTQASFLQLFQGDHDKVEELDRKVTEMAGFKKAYLVTGQTYSRKVDVDCLSTLASLGSTVHKICTDIRLLANLKEIEEPFEKEQIGSSAMPYKRNPMRAERCCSLARHLVALMADPLQTASVQWLERTLDDSANRRISLPESFLTADIVLSTLQNITEGLVVYPKVIERHIRHELPFMATENIIMAMVKAGGNRQDCHEKIRVLSQEAAAVVKQEGGDNDLLARVQRDPYFTPVLAQLDALLDPSTFIGRAPQQVVRFLSEEIRPLLEPFKSKLDVKTELEL encoded by the exons ATGGAGGGAGACGATGAATTCATGAAGTACCGCTCCCCGCTGGTGTCTAGATATGCAAGCAAGGAAATGGCTTATAACTTCAGCGACAAGAAAAAATTCACAACCTGGAGGAAGCTGTGGATCCTGCTGGCCAAAGCTGAGAAG GAACTGGGTCTGCCGATTACGGACGCTCAGATCCAGGAGATGGAGAGCCACGCCGAGGACATCGACTTCGCCATGGCCGCTGTAGAGGAGCGGAAGCTCAGGCACGACGTCATGGCTCACGTTCACACCTTCGCTCACTGCTGCCCCTCCGCCGCCCCCATCATCCACCTGGGAGCCACGTCTTGTTATGTTGGAGACAACACC GATCTCATTATGCTGCGCGACGGCTTTGACATCCTCCTCCCTAAG CTGGCGAGGGTCATCGACAGGCTGGCAAACTTCGCAGAGAAATACAAAGACCTTCCCACACTTGGCTTCACACACTACCA GCCCGCCCAGCTCACCACCGTAGGGAAGCGGGCGTGCCTCTGGCTGCAGGACTTGGCGATGGACATGCGGAACCTGCAGCGGGCCCGTGACGACCTGCGTTTCCGGGGGGTCAAGGGGACGACCGGGACCCAGGCTAGCTTCCTGCAGCTCTTTCAGGGGGACCACGATAAG GTGGAGGAGCTGGACAGGAAGGTGACAGAAATGGCCGGGTTCAAAAA AGCTTACCTGGTGACCGGACAGACTTACAGCCGTAAAGTGGACGTCGACTGTCTGTCCACGTTGGCCAGTTTGGGCTCCACTGTCCACAAG ATTTGCACGGACATCCGTCTGCTGGCCAACCTGAAGGAAATAGAGGAGCCTTTTGAGAAAGAGCAGATCG GATCCAGTGCCATGCCCTACAAGAGGAACCCGATGCGGGCAGAGCGCTGCTGCAGCCTGGCTCGGCACCTGGTGGCGCTGATGGCCGACCCGCTGCAAACGGCGTCGGTCCAGTGGCTGGAGAGGACGCTGGACGACAGCGCCAACAG GAGGATCTCCCTCCCAGAGTCCTTCCTGACCGCAGACATCGTCCTCAGCACCCTGCAGAACATCACCGAGGGTCTGGTGGTCTACCCAAAGGTCATCGAGAGGCACATCCGCCACGAGCTGCCCTTCATGGCCACGGAGAACATCATCATGGCCATGGTGAAGGCTGGGGGGAACAGACAG GACTGCCACGAGAAGATCCGGGTTCTGTCCCAGGAGGCGGCGGCTGTAGTGAAACAGGAAGGAGGCGACAATGACCTGCTGGCCAGAGTCCAGAGAGACCCGTACTTCACCCCCGTCCTGGCCCAGCTGGACGCCCTGCTGGACCCCAGCACCTTCATCGGCCGCGCCCCACAGCAA GTTGTGAGGTTCCTGTCTGAAGAAATACGCCCCCTGCTGGAGCCCTTTAAGTCGAAGCTGGATGTGAAGACTGAACTGGAGCTTTAA